A region of Kribbella sp. NBC_01245 DNA encodes the following proteins:
- a CDS encoding diguanylate cyclase domain-containing protein translates to MTAVRRLYEVSARMGAGRSLSETLQAVVDGVVDGLGFGIAVLNLRQADGKFEVIAVAGSPDAREALLGTISAADIFDAEFAIADSWGALRFVPHERLPEGEVVGWVPEIPVSEDPDAWHPLDALFAPLKSPSGELVGMLSVDLPEDQRRPGQIHRELLEIFATQAGLAIDKARLTDQLLAEKVRLEASETTFRLVFQGAGNGMATIAFDPPDPGRVLRVNEAFCRITGYAPDQLIGTSFPSYLDDEDFGQTQREIEELTQTGNEPYRFERRFLRADGRAIWLAGTASIVDQGKDQPRFILVQVDDVTARKDAERELEHNAAHDPLTGLPNRRLLRHRFNAALQRCRQTGSRGAVLFCDLDHFKDVNDRYGHETGDRALREIADRLLAQVRHGDTVARLGGDEFAILAEDISGDALDLLVERLDEAIASPLTDIDVPVTASIGTGIVSPYVTDLDELLRTADDAMYQAKRRKARR, encoded by the coding sequence ATGACGGCAGTTCGCCGTCTGTACGAGGTGAGCGCCCGAATGGGTGCGGGGCGCAGCCTGTCCGAAACCCTGCAGGCCGTCGTCGACGGTGTGGTGGACGGCCTCGGCTTCGGGATCGCCGTTCTGAACCTGCGTCAGGCCGACGGCAAGTTCGAGGTGATCGCGGTCGCCGGTTCGCCGGATGCCCGCGAGGCGTTGCTCGGCACGATCAGCGCGGCCGACATCTTCGACGCCGAGTTCGCGATCGCCGACTCCTGGGGCGCGCTGCGGTTCGTGCCGCATGAGCGACTGCCCGAGGGCGAGGTGGTCGGCTGGGTGCCCGAGATCCCCGTCTCCGAGGACCCGGACGCGTGGCATCCGCTGGACGCGTTGTTCGCGCCGCTGAAGTCGCCGAGTGGTGAGCTCGTCGGCATGCTCTCGGTCGACCTGCCCGAGGACCAGCGCCGCCCCGGCCAGATCCATCGCGAGCTGCTGGAGATCTTCGCGACCCAAGCCGGTCTCGCCATCGACAAGGCCCGGCTGACCGACCAACTGCTCGCGGAGAAGGTCCGGCTCGAGGCCAGCGAAACGACGTTCCGGCTGGTCTTCCAGGGCGCGGGCAACGGGATGGCGACGATCGCGTTCGACCCGCCCGACCCCGGCCGGGTGCTGCGGGTGAACGAGGCGTTCTGCCGGATCACCGGCTACGCACCGGATCAGCTGATCGGGACCAGCTTCCCGAGTTACCTCGACGACGAGGACTTCGGTCAGACCCAGCGGGAGATCGAGGAACTGACGCAGACCGGCAACGAGCCGTACCGGTTCGAGCGGCGGTTCCTGCGCGCGGACGGCCGGGCGATCTGGCTGGCCGGCACCGCGTCGATCGTTGACCAAGGCAAGGACCAGCCGCGGTTCATCCTGGTCCAGGTCGACGACGTCACCGCGCGCAAGGACGCCGAGCGCGAGCTCGAGCACAACGCCGCGCACGACCCGCTGACCGGACTGCCGAACCGCCGGCTGCTCCGGCACCGCTTCAACGCGGCCTTGCAACGCTGCCGCCAAACCGGCTCGCGTGGCGCCGTACTCTTCTGCGATCTCGACCACTTCAAGGACGTCAACGACCGGTACGGGCACGAGACCGGCGACCGGGCGCTGCGCGAGATCGCGGATCGCCTGCTGGCCCAGGTCCGGCATGGGGACACGGTGGCGCGGCTCGGTGGTGACGAGTTCGCGATCCTCGCCGAGGACATCTCGGGCGACGCGCTGGACCTGCTGGTCGAAAGGCTGGACGAGGCCATCGCGTCGCCGCTGACCGACATCGACGTGCCGGTCACGGCCAGCATCGGGACGGGGATCGTCAGCCCGTACGTCACGGACCTGGACGAGCTGTTGCGTACGGCGGATGACGCGATGTACCAGGCGAAACGCCGCAAAGCCCGCCGCTAG
- a CDS encoding GNAT family N-acetyltransferase yields the protein MASTAIIRRAVPADVPALVGLAHELAAYERAPDECHLTADQLTAALFAEKPAVFAHVAEVDGVVVGSAVWFLSFSTWRGVHGIYLEDLYVQPAQRGSGLGKALLAELARECVRNGYERLEWAVLDWNQPAIDFYNSLKAEPQSDWFTYRLTAAPLQALAATSPTR from the coding sequence ATGGCCTCCACCGCGATCATCCGCCGAGCCGTTCCCGCCGACGTCCCCGCCCTCGTCGGCCTGGCCCACGAACTCGCCGCCTACGAACGCGCCCCCGACGAATGCCACCTCACCGCCGACCAGCTGACCGCCGCGCTGTTCGCCGAGAAGCCCGCGGTTTTCGCCCATGTCGCCGAGGTGGACGGTGTGGTGGTGGGTTCGGCCGTCTGGTTCCTGAGCTTCTCGACCTGGCGCGGCGTACACGGCATCTACCTCGAAGACCTCTACGTCCAGCCGGCCCAACGCGGCTCCGGCCTCGGCAAAGCCCTGCTCGCCGAACTCGCCCGCGAATGCGTCCGCAACGGCTACGAACGCCTCGAATGGGCCGTCCTCGACTGGAACCAGCCCGCCATCGACTTCTACAACTCCCTCAAAGCCGAACCCCAATCCGACTGGTTCACCTACCGCCTAACCGCCGCACCCCTCCAAGCCCTAGCCGCCACATCCCCCACCCGCTAG
- a CDS encoding aldo/keto reductase: MATKTKTRRIGAVEVSAIGLGGMPMSIEGRPDEARSIATIHAALDAGITLIDTADAYHLTANDVGHNETLIATALASYGGDTSDVLVATKGGHLRPGDGSWTQNGSPAYLRQAAEASLKRLGVDAIGLYQFHRPDPKVPYDESVGAIRDLLDEGKIRLAGISNANPAQIRQANEILGGRLVSVQNQFSPAFRSSEPELELCDELGIAFLPWSPLGGISRASDLGDQHPTFHEVAQELGVSPQQVTLAWMLAKSEHVIPIPGSSRPETIRDSYAALDLTLTPEQLERLN; the protein is encoded by the coding sequence ATGGCAACTAAGACGAAAACCCGGCGGATCGGTGCGGTCGAGGTCAGCGCGATCGGGCTCGGCGGTATGCCGATGTCGATCGAGGGGCGGCCCGACGAGGCCCGGTCCATCGCGACGATCCACGCCGCGCTCGACGCCGGCATCACCCTGATCGATACCGCCGACGCGTACCACCTGACCGCGAACGACGTCGGCCATAACGAGACGCTGATCGCGACGGCGCTCGCGTCGTACGGCGGTGACACCTCCGACGTACTCGTCGCGACCAAGGGTGGACACCTGCGCCCGGGCGACGGCTCGTGGACGCAGAACGGCTCGCCGGCGTACCTCCGACAGGCGGCCGAGGCCTCGCTCAAGCGGCTCGGCGTCGACGCGATCGGGCTCTACCAGTTCCACCGGCCGGACCCGAAGGTGCCGTACGACGAGTCCGTCGGCGCGATCCGCGACCTGCTCGACGAGGGCAAGATCCGGCTGGCCGGCATCTCGAACGCGAACCCCGCCCAGATCCGCCAGGCGAACGAGATCCTCGGCGGCCGCCTGGTCTCGGTCCAGAACCAGTTCTCCCCGGCCTTCCGGTCGAGCGAACCGGAGCTCGAACTCTGCGACGAACTCGGTATCGCGTTCCTGCCGTGGAGCCCGCTCGGCGGTATCTCGAGGGCGAGCGACCTCGGCGACCAGCACCCCACCTTCCACGAGGTCGCGCAGGAGCTCGGCGTCAGCCCGCAGCAGGTGACACTCGCCTGGATGCTGGCCAAGTCCGAGCACGTCATCCCGATCCCCGGTTCGAGCCGCCCCGAGACGATCCGCGACTCGTACGCCGCGCTCGACCTCACGCTCACCCCGGAGCAGCTCGAACGCCTCAACTAG
- a CDS encoding glycosyl hydrolase family 28-related protein, protein MPQLSRRLLLGGAAATTLTALPGTAVAKGSIEPAGRPRDESAVLLAQWAEARGSHPLIPDISHAGYRGGERPRRPRVVAKVTEFGARQDGSDSAQAFNEAVKYAGERGGGTVVVPPGTYVLASPVWMHWSNVVLRGSGRDRTILHFTRPLEESYRPNLQPSLQSRWSWTGGQIWVIAPERRAKSEAEDFAASEGWLLGDTLAEVASASRGQRTISVSSTAGLKAGDMVVLECDNPSDASLLQHLAGDVPGTRQYDWPKRAPQLTTGSGGQYVQYATLQWPVRIEEMVGERLVRLAQPLRYDLRPGWPARLRHIGPTLHDVGVEALTIRNELKPMTIHNRHPGANGLCFQAVYDCWADDVRVENCDLGFGFTTTKSVTMTNVVVGGRSAHHSFACRMQAHDNLVDGFEIEAFAVPLPTGALHHGLNLEGLSAGNVWRRGKMAEGTFDTHRAMPFENARTDITLVNNGRVGGSAASGPLFGARIAHWNVRIASGSPYAILVGDVAPRSITLGVQGATADASGLPRDFPGDLENATLQPGVRPSVLDLYAGQRACH, encoded by the coding sequence ATGCCTCAACTCAGCCGCCGATTACTGCTCGGCGGAGCCGCCGCAACCACTCTCACCGCTCTGCCCGGTACTGCCGTTGCCAAGGGCTCGATTGAACCGGCAGGGCGCCCGCGGGACGAGTCCGCCGTACTGCTGGCTCAGTGGGCTGAGGCGCGCGGGTCGCATCCGCTGATCCCGGACATCTCGCATGCCGGCTATCGCGGTGGTGAACGTCCACGCCGCCCGCGGGTCGTCGCGAAGGTCACGGAATTCGGTGCCCGGCAGGACGGGTCTGACTCGGCTCAGGCGTTCAACGAGGCCGTGAAGTACGCCGGTGAGCGTGGTGGCGGCACGGTCGTCGTACCGCCTGGCACATATGTACTGGCATCACCTGTCTGGATGCACTGGTCGAACGTGGTTCTGCGCGGCTCTGGCCGGGACCGGACGATCCTGCACTTCACGCGGCCGTTGGAGGAGAGCTACCGGCCTAACCTTCAGCCGAGTTTGCAAAGTCGTTGGTCCTGGACTGGCGGCCAGATCTGGGTGATAGCGCCAGAGCGCCGGGCCAAGTCTGAGGCCGAGGACTTCGCCGCGTCCGAGGGCTGGTTGCTTGGCGACACCCTCGCGGAAGTGGCGTCGGCTTCGCGTGGGCAGCGCACGATCAGCGTGTCGAGTACGGCGGGCCTCAAGGCCGGGGACATGGTCGTACTCGAGTGTGACAACCCCAGTGACGCAAGCCTTCTGCAGCACCTCGCGGGCGACGTACCTGGGACTAGGCAGTACGACTGGCCTAAGCGGGCTCCGCAACTCACTACCGGCTCTGGCGGTCAGTACGTCCAGTACGCGACTCTGCAATGGCCTGTGCGTATTGAAGAGATGGTCGGCGAACGGCTGGTACGACTCGCTCAGCCGTTGCGGTACGACCTACGGCCGGGGTGGCCGGCTCGACTGCGGCATATCGGGCCGACGCTGCATGACGTGGGCGTAGAGGCTCTGACGATCCGCAACGAGCTCAAGCCGATGACGATCCACAACCGGCATCCGGGCGCGAACGGCCTCTGTTTCCAGGCGGTGTACGACTGCTGGGCGGACGACGTACGCGTCGAGAACTGCGATCTCGGCTTCGGTTTCACCACCACCAAGTCCGTCACGATGACGAACGTGGTGGTCGGCGGCCGGTCGGCCCATCACAGTTTCGCGTGCCGGATGCAGGCGCACGACAACCTGGTCGACGGGTTCGAGATCGAGGCGTTCGCGGTGCCGTTGCCAACCGGCGCGCTGCATCACGGGCTGAACCTGGAAGGGCTTTCGGCGGGCAATGTCTGGCGTCGCGGCAAGATGGCCGAGGGCACGTTCGATACGCATCGGGCGATGCCGTTCGAGAACGCGCGCACGGACATCACCCTGGTGAACAACGGTCGCGTGGGTGGTTCGGCGGCATCCGGACCGTTGTTCGGGGCAAGGATCGCGCACTGGAATGTCCGCATCGCCAGCGGCAGTCCGTACGCGATCCTCGTCGGCGACGTCGCCCCGCGCAGCATCACCCTCGGCGTTCAAGGCGCGACCGCGGACGCGAGCGGTCTACCCCGCGACTTCCCGGGTGATCTGGAGAACGCCACGCTGCAACCCGGCGTACGCCCGAGCGTTCTGGATCTCTATGCGGGTCAGCGGGCCTGTCACTAG
- a CDS encoding peptidase inhibitor family I36 protein, with amino-acid sequence MKRLLGGLSLVIGLVVSAGVLSGTAAATVAAPPDPTGLTAGLATAQRIQLQRQVDDLLAKSPTGKQVGPNQVAWRGGKVTVTIPLPGEKTARAAGEAMAPAGTPNCSYYWTCFYEHADFGGRRLTWSDCGGLHDFQNWDFDNMTSSWHNNQSGGATTTVYKFGNPTGYFTIWTAAPGSSAYVGDRLNDIADAFTAC; translated from the coding sequence ATGAAGCGTTTACTCGGCGGTCTGTCCTTGGTCATCGGCCTGGTCGTCTCGGCCGGCGTGCTCAGCGGTACGGCGGCGGCGACCGTGGCTGCGCCGCCGGACCCGACCGGTCTCACGGCCGGACTGGCAACGGCTCAGCGGATCCAGCTGCAGCGCCAGGTCGACGACCTGCTCGCGAAGTCGCCCACCGGCAAGCAGGTCGGTCCGAACCAGGTCGCCTGGCGAGGCGGCAAGGTGACTGTGACCATTCCACTGCCCGGCGAAAAGACGGCTCGTGCGGCCGGTGAGGCGATGGCTCCGGCCGGTACGCCGAACTGCAGCTACTACTGGACCTGCTTCTACGAGCACGCGGACTTCGGCGGTCGTCGACTGACCTGGTCCGACTGCGGTGGGCTGCACGACTTCCAGAATTGGGACTTCGACAACATGACGAGTTCCTGGCACAACAACCAGTCCGGTGGGGCGACCACTACGGTCTACAAGTTCGGCAACCCAACCGGCTACTTCACGATCTGGACGGCGGCGCCCGGTTCCAGCGCGTACGTGGGTGACAGGCTCAATGACATAGCCGACGCCTTCACCGCCTGCTGA
- a CDS encoding LLM class flavin-dependent oxidoreductase codes for MQFGVFTVGDVTTDPVTGHTVSEAERIKAMVTVAKKAEEIGLDVFATGEHHNPPFVPSSPTTLLGFIAAQTSNIILSTSTTLITTNDPVKIAEDYAMLQHLADGRVDLMMGRGNTGPVYPWFGKDIRDGIALAVENYALLRRLWREDVVSWEGRFRTPLEGFTSTPRPLDGVPPFVWHGSIRSPEIAEQAAYYGDGFFHNNIFWPADHTAKLIDLYRRRFEHYGHGAADQAIVGLGGQIFMRKNSQDAIREYRPYFDHSPIYGGGPSMEDTMAETPLIVGSPQEIIERTLTFREKFGDYQRQLFIADHAGLPLKTVLEQMDILGEEIIPVLRKEFAALKPAHVPDAPNHESLKAAAERAKELEAL; via the coding sequence ATGCAGTTCGGCGTCTTCACCGTCGGGGATGTCACCACCGACCCGGTCACCGGTCACACCGTCAGTGAGGCGGAGCGGATCAAGGCCATGGTCACGGTGGCGAAGAAGGCCGAGGAGATCGGTCTGGACGTCTTCGCGACCGGCGAGCACCACAACCCGCCGTTCGTGCCGTCGTCGCCGACGACCCTGCTCGGGTTCATCGCGGCTCAGACCTCGAACATCATCCTGTCGACCTCGACCACGCTGATCACCACGAACGACCCGGTGAAGATCGCCGAGGACTACGCGATGCTGCAGCACCTGGCCGACGGCCGGGTCGACCTGATGATGGGTCGCGGCAACACCGGCCCGGTATATCCGTGGTTCGGCAAGGACATCCGGGACGGCATTGCGCTCGCTGTCGAGAACTACGCGCTACTGCGACGCCTGTGGCGCGAGGACGTCGTGAGCTGGGAAGGCCGGTTCCGCACGCCGCTGGAGGGATTCACGTCAACCCCGCGGCCACTGGACGGCGTACCGCCATTTGTCTGGCACGGCTCGATCCGCAGCCCTGAGATCGCTGAGCAGGCTGCGTACTACGGTGACGGCTTTTTCCACAACAACATCTTCTGGCCTGCAGACCACACTGCGAAGCTCATTGACCTCTACCGCCGCCGCTTCGAGCACTACGGACATGGCGCCGCGGACCAGGCCATTGTCGGTCTCGGCGGGCAGATCTTCATGCGGAAGAACTCGCAGGACGCCATCCGGGAGTACCGGCCGTACTTCGACCACTCGCCCATCTACGGCGGCGGGCCGTCGATGGAGGACACGATGGCCGAGACGCCGCTGATCGTCGGCAGCCCGCAGGAGATCATCGAACGGACGCTGACGTTCCGCGAGAAGTTCGGCGACTACCAGCGTCAGCTGTTCATCGCGGACCACGCGGGTCTGCCGTTGAAGACCGTGCTGGAGCAGATGGACATCCTCGGCGAGGAGATCATTCCCGTACTGCGCAAGGAGTTCGCGGCCCTCAAGCCGGCCCACGTGCCCGACGCCCCGAACCACGAGTCGCTCAAGGCCGCCGCCGAGCGCGCCAAGGAACTGGAGGCGTTGTGA
- a CDS encoding FMN reductase yields MNTRTIVVITAGLTQPSSTRLLADRLAAATRDAFDGQGIPHEVVTVELRQLAQDLTNNLLTGFPSAALRDVLDQVARADGVIAVTPTFSASYNGLFKMFFDILDEGVLAAKPVLIGATGGTERHSLVLDFALRPLFTYLRAVVVPTGVYAASSDWGAGATGLHDRIDRAATEFATLVTSTQPAAVRDPYATPTPFAQLLAE; encoded by the coding sequence GTGAACACGCGGACGATCGTTGTCATCACCGCGGGTCTGACCCAGCCGTCGTCCACCCGGCTGCTGGCGGACCGACTCGCGGCCGCGACGCGGGATGCCTTCGACGGACAGGGCATACCGCACGAGGTCGTCACGGTCGAACTGCGGCAGCTCGCGCAGGACCTGACGAACAACCTGCTCACCGGCTTCCCGTCCGCCGCTCTGCGCGACGTGCTCGACCAGGTCGCCCGGGCCGATGGCGTCATCGCCGTCACCCCGACGTTCAGCGCGTCGTACAACGGATTGTTCAAGATGTTCTTCGACATCCTCGACGAGGGCGTGCTCGCGGCCAAGCCCGTCCTCATCGGCGCGACCGGCGGCACCGAACGCCATTCGCTCGTCCTCGACTTCGCCCTCCGCCCGCTCTTCACCTACCTGCGCGCGGTCGTCGTCCCCACCGGCGTGTACGCCGCCTCATCCGACTGGGGCGCGGGCGCCACCGGCCTCCACGACCGCATCGACCGAGCCGCCACCGAATTCGCCACCCTCGTCACCTCAACCCAACCCGCCGCCGTACGCGACCCCTACGCCACCCCCACCCCCTTCGCCCAACTCCTCGCCGAATAA
- a CDS encoding pyridoxamine 5'-phosphate oxidase: MSFVMTVAEREAFLAGVHIGVLAVERDGRAPLAVPIWYDYEPGGDLLIWIVRETAKDKAISAAGRFSLVAQSEVVPYQYVSVEGPVVDAGGPPTRDQALRITRRYLPEDDAVAYVDGSLGDRSLLICMRPEKWLSNDQSK, from the coding sequence ATGTCGTTCGTGATGACGGTGGCGGAGCGCGAGGCGTTCCTGGCAGGCGTTCACATCGGCGTGCTCGCGGTCGAGCGGGACGGACGCGCGCCACTGGCCGTGCCGATCTGGTACGACTACGAACCTGGCGGCGACCTGCTGATCTGGATCGTGCGCGAAACCGCCAAGGACAAGGCGATCTCGGCCGCCGGACGGTTCAGCCTCGTCGCCCAATCCGAGGTCGTCCCGTACCAGTACGTGAGCGTCGAAGGCCCGGTCGTCGACGCCGGCGGACCGCCCACCCGCGACCAGGCCCTCCGCATCACCCGGCGCTATCTCCCCGAGGACGACGCCGTCGCGTACGTCGACGGCTCACTCGGCGACCGGTCGTTGCTGATATGCATGCGTCCTGAGAAGTGGCTCAGCAACGACCAGAGCAAGTAG
- a CDS encoding SgcJ/EcaC family oxidoreductase, protein MDIKVARTVPNASDIDSIVKFVATVADVQSREDADGFLALFRDDAKWVTGGGKRLYGKPAISEFTRKVLPGATKDSYATYEVDHIMFVTDDLALVTVNQEYHQRDAEPGAEPDRGSPGYLLARNGDGWLLAAGQNTVVVPEA, encoded by the coding sequence ATGGACATCAAGGTGGCACGAACTGTTCCGAACGCCAGTGATATCGACTCGATCGTCAAGTTCGTCGCCACCGTGGCCGACGTGCAGTCCCGGGAGGATGCCGACGGATTCCTCGCGCTGTTCCGCGATGACGCGAAGTGGGTGACCGGAGGAGGTAAACGGCTTTACGGCAAGCCGGCCATCTCGGAATTCACCCGAAAAGTGTTGCCTGGGGCAACGAAAGACTCGTATGCGACGTATGAGGTAGACCACATCATGTTCGTCACGGACGACCTGGCGCTGGTGACGGTGAACCAGGAGTACCACCAGCGCGATGCCGAGCCGGGCGCGGAGCCCGATCGCGGTAGCCCCGGTTATCTGCTGGCGCGCAACGGCGATGGCTGGTTGCTGGCGGCAGGCCAGAACACCGTCGTCGTACCCGAGGCCTGA
- a CDS encoding maleylpyruvate isomerase N-terminal domain-containing protein, with amino-acid sequence MTIRDDFLATARSAAALLRDPAVAAGWNTPSALPEFGVAGLAGHLAFQVLAVPEFLAGPVPTEETIGILEHYNRAQWIDAEPDAEINRKIRDGGHQLAADGPPNLADRVDDVIAGLAETLPKEPARPVRISLWGPWSLMLDDLLVTRMMELAVHSDDLAVSVGIPTPALPEQAVETVVDLLSRLAVRRHGPTAVLRALTRAERAPTTITAF; translated from the coding sequence ATGACGATCAGGGACGACTTCCTCGCCACGGCACGATCGGCCGCCGCGCTGCTCCGGGATCCGGCGGTCGCCGCTGGGTGGAATACGCCGAGTGCTCTGCCTGAGTTCGGCGTGGCCGGGTTGGCGGGGCATCTGGCCTTCCAGGTGCTGGCGGTGCCGGAGTTCCTGGCCGGACCGGTGCCGACCGAGGAGACCATCGGCATCCTCGAGCACTACAACCGGGCCCAGTGGATCGACGCCGAACCCGACGCCGAGATCAACCGCAAGATTCGCGACGGCGGTCACCAGCTCGCCGCCGACGGTCCTCCCAACCTGGCCGATCGGGTCGACGACGTCATCGCCGGGCTCGCCGAGACGTTGCCGAAGGAGCCCGCCCGGCCGGTGCGCATTTCGTTGTGGGGCCCGTGGTCACTGATGCTCGACGACCTGCTGGTCACCCGCATGATGGAGCTCGCCGTCCACTCCGACGACCTCGCCGTCAGCGTCGGCATCCCAACACCCGCCCTCCCAGAACAAGCTGTCGAAACCGTGGTCGACCTGCTATCTCGCTTGGCCGTCCGCCGCCACGGCCCAACCGCCGTACTCCGCGCCCTAACCCGAGCCGAACGCGCCCCAACCACCATCACCGCCTTCTAA
- a CDS encoding IS110 family transposase → MEQTQDVEEIIARVAALDIGKAELVCCVRIPDPGRPGRRLQEVDRYSTMTRSLLRLADRLVELGVSRVVMEATSDYWKPPFYLLEAAGLETWLVNAKDVKHLPGRPKTDRLDAVWLCKVAERQMLRASFVPPLPIRQLRDLTRYRVDLVNACTAEKNRVEKLLEDACIKVSVVASDIFGVSGRDMLAALAGGERDPKVLAQLARSRMRAKIGDLEEAFTGYFTDHHAYLLAKMLARIDQIEADIADLEDRIGDQIAPFAEAVERLDEIPGIGRVTAHVIIAEIGTDMTRFPTPGHLASWARFAPGVKESAGKKKGTGATGHGNSYLARVLGEAAVCAGKTDTFLGERYRRIARRRGRKKAIVAVGRSILVIVWHLLSDPDAHFHDLGPDFYDNRINPERKRRNHVRQLQALGYNVTLEPVA, encoded by the coding sequence CTGGAGCAGACGCAGGATGTCGAGGAGATCATCGCGCGGGTCGCGGCGCTGGACATCGGTAAGGCCGAGTTGGTGTGTTGTGTGCGGATTCCGGATCCGGGCCGGCCGGGGCGCCGGTTGCAGGAGGTGGACCGGTATTCGACGATGACGCGGTCGTTGTTGCGGCTGGCTGACCGGCTGGTCGAGCTGGGGGTGTCGCGGGTGGTGATGGAGGCGACCTCGGACTATTGGAAGCCGCCGTTCTATCTGCTGGAGGCGGCCGGGTTGGAGACCTGGCTGGTGAACGCCAAGGATGTGAAGCATTTGCCGGGTCGGCCGAAGACCGACCGGCTGGATGCGGTGTGGTTGTGCAAGGTGGCGGAGCGGCAGATGCTGCGGGCCAGTTTCGTGCCGCCGTTGCCGATCCGCCAGTTGCGGGATCTGACCCGGTATCGGGTTGATTTGGTGAACGCGTGCACTGCGGAGAAGAACCGGGTGGAGAAGCTGCTGGAAGATGCCTGTATCAAGGTGTCGGTGGTCGCGTCGGACATTTTCGGGGTGTCGGGGCGGGACATGCTGGCCGCGCTGGCCGGGGGTGAGCGGGACCCGAAGGTGCTGGCGCAGTTGGCCCGGTCCCGGATGCGGGCCAAGATCGGTGACCTGGAAGAAGCCTTCACCGGATACTTCACCGACCACCACGCCTATCTGCTGGCCAAGATGCTGGCCCGGATCGACCAGATCGAAGCCGATATCGCCGACCTCGAAGACAGGATCGGCGACCAGATCGCCCCTTTCGCCGAGGCGGTGGAACGACTCGATGAGATCCCCGGCATCGGGCGGGTCACCGCGCACGTGATCATCGCCGAAATCGGGACCGACATGACCCGGTTCCCCACCCCGGGCCACCTGGCGTCGTGGGCCAGGTTCGCCCCCGGGGTTAAAGAATCGGCCGGGAAGAAGAAAGGCACCGGCGCCACCGGCCACGGCAACTCCTACCTGGCCCGGGTCCTGGGCGAGGCCGCCGTCTGCGCCGGTAAAACCGACACCTTCCTCGGCGAACGCTACCGGCGCATCGCCAGACGCCGCGGCCGCAAGAAAGCCATCGTCGCGGTCGGCCGCTCCATCCTGGTCATCGTCTGGCACCTGCTATCCGATCCCGACGCCCACTTCCACGACCTCGGCCCCGACTTCTACGACAACCGCATCAACCCCGAACGGAAACGACGCAACCACGTCCGCCAACTCCAAGCCCTCGGCTACAACGTCACCCTCGAACCCGTCGCCTGA
- a CDS encoding SMP-30/gluconolactonase/LRE family protein translates to MTNRTLLASLLAAAAITAAASQPAAAQPLHEPCRLSTYVVSETPGDTPEGIEITRSGTIYVTSVGTGAVYRGTVWNSRLKPFLPAGSDGRTQATGVHVDRWGRVLVAGASTGRLFMYDAHGRLLASRTAAAGSFLNDFALTEDAVYVTDSALNQIWRAPLTRDGLGELEPWVTRDKISPKPYFLNGIVATPDGSTLLVGEQGQDVTYRVDVSSRAVTVVEVDGVLSGDGYLLEGHRLYVVNNAGGGKYVTRLALLDSTWSKATILADSAPGAAGATPTTIARDRGRLIWVNSQLDQAPGTPPYTLTVVPGLR, encoded by the coding sequence ATGACCAATCGAACCCTGCTGGCAAGCCTTCTCGCTGCTGCCGCCATCACCGCTGCGGCGTCACAGCCCGCGGCCGCGCAACCACTGCATGAGCCGTGCCGCCTCTCGACGTACGTCGTCTCCGAGACCCCGGGTGATACGCCCGAGGGCATCGAGATCACCCGGTCCGGCACCATCTACGTCACCAGCGTCGGCACGGGCGCGGTCTATCGCGGGACGGTCTGGAACAGCCGGCTCAAACCGTTCCTGCCGGCTGGTTCCGACGGCCGGACCCAGGCGACGGGCGTACACGTGGACCGTTGGGGTCGCGTCCTCGTCGCCGGTGCGAGTACGGGCCGGCTCTTCATGTACGACGCTCACGGTCGGTTGCTGGCCTCGCGTACGGCGGCAGCGGGTTCGTTCCTGAACGACTTCGCCTTGACCGAGGACGCGGTGTACGTCACCGACTCGGCGCTCAACCAGATCTGGCGAGCGCCTCTCACCCGCGACGGGCTGGGCGAGCTGGAGCCGTGGGTGACCCGCGACAAGATCAGCCCGAAGCCGTACTTCCTCAACGGCATCGTCGCCACTCCAGACGGCAGCACGCTGCTGGTCGGCGAGCAAGGTCAGGACGTCACCTATCGCGTTGACGTCAGCAGTCGCGCGGTGACGGTGGTCGAGGTCGACGGCGTTCTCTCGGGTGACGGCTATCTGCTGGAGGGGCATCGGTTGTACGTCGTGAACAACGCTGGCGGTGGGAAGTACGTCACCCGGCTCGCGTTGCTCGACAGCACCTGGTCCAAGGCGACAATCCTGGCCGACTCGGCTCCGGGGGCGGCCGGCGCCACCCCGACGACCATCGCCCGTGACCGCGGCCGCCTCATCTGGGTCAACAGCCAACTAGACCAGGCCCCCGGCACCCCGCCGTACACCCTCACCGTCGTCCCCGGGCTCCGCTGA